GTCTCGCCGCCGCCCGAGAAGGGCACGTAGTTCATCTTCTTGGGGTCCACGCCGGCCGACTTGGCAAGCAGGCCCACGAGCATGTGGTCGGTGCCGCCGGCGCTGCCGCCCGCGACCGCCAGGCCGTTGTTGGCCTTCCAGGCGGCGGCGAAGTCCTTCATGTTCTTGTAGGGGCTGTTGGCGGGCACGACCAGCACCTCGTACTCGCCGGTCAGGCGGGCCAGGGGGGTCACGCGGCTCAGGTCCACCTTGCTCGAGTTGGTCAGGATCGCGCCGACCATCACGAGGCCCATGGTCATCATCTGGTTGCCGTCGCCCTTGCTGTTGTACAGCTGGGCCAGGCCGATGGTGCCGCCTGCGCCGGACACGTTGAATACCTGCACCGGTTTGGCGAGGTTCTGGTTTTGCATCACGGTCTGGATGGCGCGGCTGGTCTGGTCCCAGCCGCCGCCGGGGCTGGCGGGGGCCATGATGCGGACGTTGTTCAGGGTCTGGGCACTGGCGAGGGGCGCGGTCGTCACGGCCAGGGCAGCCAACAGGGCAGCTTTGTTCATAGGTCCTCCGGGTGCGGGCCACGGTTGGCCGCACGGTTCTAGGTGATGTGTAACGCTTCTCAATCTACCGTTCATCTTGGCGGCCCGCAAGTCCTTTTGTACGTCTAGGACGCTTTTTTTGTGGGATTAATGCACAACCGTGAACGCAATGTACGCAAGTCGGCTCTCTGTTCCCTGGCACCGGTGGCCGCCCGGGAAGCCGGGGCCCGTGCCGGATGCTCTAGACTGCTCCCAGAACCGTCATGTCTGTCCTCTCCCGCCCGCTTCCGGCGCGTCTGACCCTGGGCCACCGCCTGCTCGGTGGTCCGGGCGTGGGGTTGCAGGGCCGCCTGGTGCGCCTGCACCTGCTCGTGCTGTGCGCCATGACCGTCCTGCTCGTGCTCGTGCAGACCGTGCAGGCCTACGGACAGGCCCGGCAGCGCCTGGGCGAGCGGGCACTGACGACCTCGCGCCTCGTGTCGCAGCTGCCCATCGTGTACGAGGGGGCCGAGGCGGGTGGGCCCAATCCCGCCCTGAATGCCCAGGTCAACGGTCTGCTCGACGAGAGCGGCGCCGACTTCATCGTGGTGGGCAACCGTCAGGGCCGGCGGCTCTCACACCCGCTGCCCGAGCGTCTGGGACAGCCGATGGAGGGCGGCGACAACGTGCAGCCGCTGTCCGGGCAGGAGGTCGTCAGCGTGGCGCGCGGCTCGCTGGGCCTGAGTGTGCGCGGCAAGGCGCCGGTGTGGGCCGGCGGGCAGCCCGGTACGCGGGTGGTCGGGGTGGTGAGCACCGGCTACCTCATGCCGCAGGCCTGGAATCTGGTGGGGTCGGCGCTCCTGAGCCTCGCGCCGTGGTTCCTGCTGGCGCTGGCGCTGGGTACGGCGGGCGCGAGCTGGGCGGCGCGGCGGCTGCGCGCCGAGATCCTGAACCTGGAACCCGAGCAGATTGCTGCCCTCGTGCGCCAGCAGCGCGCCGTGCTGGCCGCGCTGCGCGAAGGCGTGATCGCCGTGAGCGCGCCGGGGACCGTCACCCTGATCAGCGACCGCGCCGCCGAGATGCTGGGCAGCCGCCAGACCCCGGCGCTGCTCGCGGGCGTATGGCCCGAACTGGCGCAGCTGGCCGGGCAGGGCCGGCAGCAGAATCTCGAACTGAACCTGCGTGGCCAGCCGGTGCTCGTGAACATCGAGCCGCTGGAGGGCGGGGGGTTCGTGGCGGGGTTCCGTGACCGGGCCGAGGCGCTGGCGCTGGCCGAGGAGCTCACCCACGCGCGCGGCTTCGTGGACGTGCTGCGTGCCCAGACCCACGAGTATCAGAACCGCCTGCACGTGCTGTCGGGCCTGCTGCAACTGGGCCGCTCCGAGGAGGCGCTGGGGGTGCTGAACGCCGAGATCCACTCGGACGCGCAGTTCCGCCAGCTTCTGCGTGACGTGCAGGTGCCCCGGCTGGTGGCACTGCTGGCCGGTAAGCGCGAGCGCGCCCAGGAACTGGGCATCGAGTTTCAGGTCGTCGAGGGCAGCAGCCTCTCGCCGGTCTGGGAACGCCACGCCGACACCCTCGTCACGGCGGTGGGCAATCTCACCGAGAACGCCTTCGAGGCGCTGGGCGGGCAGCCGGGGCAGGTCACGGTCCTCATCGGCGAGGACCCCGAGGGCATGCAGGTCGAGGTCGAGGACTCCGGTCCCGGCGTGCGTCCCGAGGTGGCCAAGCGGCTGTTCACGCGCGGCGCAAGCAGCAAAGGCGAGGGCCGGGGGTACGGGCTGGCCGGAGTGATGGCGCGTATTCAGGTACTGGGCGGCGACGTGCGGCACACGCGGCGCGGCGGCCTCACGGTCTTTCAGGTCAGCCTGCCGGTGCCGGGACGCGGCGCCCTACCCGCGCGGTCCGGCCGGGGGACGGCGTGAGCACGGCGCGCGTGCGGGTGCTGCTCGTCGAGGACGACGTGCGGGTGGCGCGCATCAACCGCGACCTGCTCGAGCGTGACCCCGACGTGCACGTGGTCGGCAGCGCCGCGAGCTGCGCGCAGGGCGACGCGCTGGCCCAGGCGCTGTCGCCCGACCTGATCCTGCTCGACGTCCACCTGCCCGACGGCAGCGGGCTGGGACTGCTGCGGCACTGGCGCGCGCAGGGCCGCACGACCGACGTGGCCCTCATCACCGC
The DNA window shown above is from Deinococcus sp. Leaf326 and carries:
- a CDS encoding tripartite tricarboxylate transporter substrate binding protein; protein product: MNKAALLAALAVTTAPLASAQTLNNVRIMAPASPGGGWDQTSRAIQTVMQNQNLAKPVQVFNVSGAGGTIGLAQLYNSKGDGNQMMTMGLVMVGAILTNSSKVDLSRVTPLARLTGEYEVLVVPANSPYKNMKDFAAAWKANNGLAVAGGSAGGTDHMLVGLLAKSAGVDPKKMNYVPFSGGGETLAAVLGNQVAGAVAGYGEFEAQIKAGRLRAIGISAPKRQAGIDAPTFKEQGYAVELSNWRGIVAPPGVSAADKAKLVSALDKMHASKEWQDTLKTRGWTDLYMSGSKYDIFLKTEANRAKGILQEIGLVK
- a CDS encoding sensor histidine kinase translates to MTVLLVLVQTVQAYGQARQRLGERALTTSRLVSQLPIVYEGAEAGGPNPALNAQVNGLLDESGADFIVVGNRQGRRLSHPLPERLGQPMEGGDNVQPLSGQEVVSVARGSLGLSVRGKAPVWAGGQPGTRVVGVVSTGYLMPQAWNLVGSALLSLAPWFLLALALGTAGASWAARRLRAEILNLEPEQIAALVRQQRAVLAALREGVIAVSAPGTVTLISDRAAEMLGSRQTPALLAGVWPELAQLAGQGRQQNLELNLRGQPVLVNIEPLEGGGFVAGFRDRAEALALAEELTHARGFVDVLRAQTHEYQNRLHVLSGLLQLGRSEEALGVLNAEIHSDAQFRQLLRDVQVPRLVALLAGKRERAQELGIEFQVVEGSSLSPVWERHADTLVTAVGNLTENAFEALGGQPGQVTVLIGEDPEGMQVEVEDSGPGVRPEVAKRLFTRGASSKGEGRGYGLAGVMARIQVLGGDVRHTRRGGLTVFQVSLPVPGRGALPARSGRGTA